From a region of the Apibacter sp. B3706 genome:
- a CDS encoding TonB-dependent receptor, whose translation MKKTIYVFFTFLILLNIKSYAQCTLHIKGKLTDLHSTRGIKNCSIQLIATNGKESITITDLSGEYTISNVCPGMYRLIISHPNYSSQTLEITVKNNLNQDISLERKEKELQQIVTVGKSLGKTKTSTENKLTKNQINEFSDTNLASALASIAGVSILKTGNNIAKPIIHGLHSSRVPIFNHAIRQEDQQWGVEHAPDIDLNVANSISIIKGSGALQYAGDATGGIVLVEPKKLYTKDTLTGSLITSYVSNGKGANTTAQIEKGWKKGWAMRLQGTYKRSGDLSTPNYIMSNTGLKENDFSIQVGKNQRNYGIELFYSYFGSDTGILKAAHVGNLENLLNAINNKQPLVIDDFTMKIDAPKQKIQHNLFKFNTHYNFNFGKLSLVYGYQFNNRKEYDIRRSELADKASLNLDLTTHTLNLDYESIAHTKLKTKLGSGYSYQENFPNAGTGVSPLIPFYEKNNYSFYWIEYFTISKKLLIEGGIRFDHQKIDALKFYKKSRWVSLGYDKKYSKKILKDTGLNYLVNPILTYNGFASTLGLKLKLGKFDEITFNYSLSSRAPNPSELFSDGLHHSAAAIELGDLDLKNEKSNKFMTTYKGFGLDNKLTFELTAYYNYINDFINSIPVSAEYTIRGAFPVWQYKQTNAKIYGIDVMADYQILGPLKFSTNFSYLRGKDIKNKTSLISMPPLQWINSIEYKNKKWRNYFAKLTSTSVFKQTHFPNYNFEIDIVKNGAVVSETLDISSPPAAYQLFDFITGFSFDITTIHTMNISLGVRNIFDTAYRDYMNRLRYYTDESGRSFLLKIQFNF comes from the coding sequence ATGAAAAAGACAATATACGTTTTTTTTACATTTCTTATTTTATTGAATATAAAATCGTATGCTCAATGTACCTTGCATATTAAAGGTAAACTTACCGATTTACATTCCACTCGTGGAATAAAAAACTGTTCTATACAACTCATAGCAACTAATGGAAAAGAATCCATAACAATAACTGATTTATCCGGAGAATATACAATTTCCAATGTTTGTCCAGGAATGTATCGACTTATCATTTCACATCCTAACTATAGTTCTCAAACGTTAGAAATAACAGTAAAGAATAATTTAAATCAAGATATTTCATTAGAACGTAAAGAAAAAGAATTACAACAAATAGTAACCGTTGGAAAATCTTTAGGAAAAACTAAAACTTCAACAGAAAATAAATTAACTAAAAATCAAATTAATGAATTTTCGGATACTAACTTAGCAAGTGCATTAGCTTCGATTGCGGGAGTGAGTATATTAAAAACGGGAAATAATATAGCTAAACCAATTATTCATGGATTGCATAGCAGCCGAGTGCCCATATTTAATCATGCCATAAGGCAGGAAGATCAACAATGGGGTGTTGAACATGCTCCGGATATTGACCTTAATGTTGCCAATTCCATTTCAATCATTAAAGGATCGGGAGCATTACAATATGCGGGCGATGCTACCGGGGGTATCGTATTGGTTGAACCCAAAAAATTATATACAAAAGATACTCTTACGGGAAGTCTTATAACTTCCTATGTTTCCAACGGCAAAGGAGCAAATACTACAGCTCAAATTGAAAAAGGATGGAAAAAAGGATGGGCTATGCGCTTACAAGGTACTTATAAAAGATCCGGAGATCTATCAACGCCTAATTATATTATGTCTAATACGGGGCTTAAAGAAAATGATTTTTCAATTCAAGTAGGTAAAAATCAAAGAAATTACGGCATAGAATTATTCTATAGTTATTTCGGTTCAGACACTGGTATTTTAAAAGCAGCGCATGTAGGTAACCTGGAAAATCTTTTAAATGCCATCAATAATAAACAACCCTTAGTTATTGATGATTTTACGATGAAAATAGATGCGCCCAAACAGAAAATTCAGCATAATTTATTTAAATTCAATACTCATTATAATTTTAATTTTGGTAAATTAAGTTTAGTGTACGGATATCAATTTAATAATCGGAAAGAATATGATATCAGAAGAAGCGAACTTGCCGACAAGGCATCTCTCAATTTGGATTTAACTACACATACTCTCAATTTAGATTACGAATCGATTGCCCATACTAAACTTAAAACAAAATTAGGAAGCGGCTATTCTTATCAAGAAAATTTTCCAAATGCTGGTACCGGCGTAAGTCCATTAATCCCCTTTTATGAAAAAAATAATTATTCCTTCTATTGGATTGAATATTTTACTATAAGTAAAAAATTACTAATCGAAGGAGGAATACGATTTGATCATCAAAAAATAGATGCTTTAAAATTTTATAAAAAAAGCCGATGGGTATCTTTGGGTTACGATAAAAAATATTCAAAAAAAATACTTAAAGATACCGGTCTCAATTATTTGGTAAATCCGATTCTTACCTATAACGGTTTTGCATCTACTTTAGGCTTAAAATTAAAGTTGGGAAAGTTTGATGAAATTACATTCAATTATTCATTAAGTAGTCGAGCACCTAATCCAAGTGAATTATTTAGCGACGGATTGCATCATTCAGCCGCAGCTATTGAATTGGGAGACTTAGACTTAAAAAATGAGAAGTCTAATAAGTTCATGACGACCTATAAAGGGTTTGGATTGGATAATAAGCTAACTTTTGAATTAACGGCTTATTATAATTATATAAATGACTTTATAAACTCTATTCCTGTAAGTGCAGAATATACTATTAGAGGAGCATTTCCGGTTTGGCAATATAAACAAACCAATGCAAAAATTTACGGTATCGATGTAATGGCTGATTATCAAATATTGGGACCATTGAAATTTTCTACTAATTTTTCTTATTTGAGAGGAAAAGATATAAAAAATAAAACGTCCTTAATTTCCATGCCTCCTTTACAATGGATCAATTCAATAGAATATAAAAATAAAAAATGGAGAAATTATTTTGCAAAACTTACTTCCACTTCGGTGTTTAAGCAAACGCACTTTCCTAATTATAATTTTGAAATTGACATAGTGAAAAATGGAGCAGTGGTTTCGGAAACATTAGATATTAGTTCTCCTCCTGCTGCTTATCAGCTATTTGATTTTATTACCGGTTTTTCATTCGATATCACAACCATACACACGATGAATATTTCATTAGGTGTAAGAAATATTTTTGACACCGCATACAGAGATTATATGAATCGGTTGCGTTATTATACGGACGAAAGCGGAAGAAGCTTTTTATTAAAAATACAATTTAACTTTTAA
- a CDS encoding RCC1 domain-containing protein — MKFICIVLAFAGINVIDVNGQINACWKLISVKNYYSLGIQNNGTLWGWGKNDKRQLGDGSDQNKSLPAEVDPSKKWKLVYSGYNHSLGIKSDGSLWGWGLNENGQLGNGTNFTKIYPVQIDHSNWKSVSAGEYHSLAIKENGSLWAWGSNEEGQLGDGTTDDKNKPIKIGNARWKFITAGFNYSMGIQEDGTLWGWGNNEDGQLGTDQFKYSTIPVRIGYSKWKYITSGFDYTLGIQADGSLWAWGYNEFGQLGDKSNRDKDFPVRIGHSKWKMVAAGEYHSLGIQEDGSLWGWGKNNSGQVGDGTQVNKNLPVLLDHSQWKTVSAGFEHSIGIKEDGSLWGWGRNDYGELGFGIEFSRNIPTQISTCAVKH, encoded by the coding sequence ATGAAATTTATTTGTATAGTTTTGGCATTTGCAGGTATAAATGTTATTGATGTAAATGGACAAATTAATGCTTGCTGGAAATTAATTTCAGTAAAAAATTATTACAGTTTAGGTATACAAAATAATGGCACCTTATGGGGCTGGGGAAAAAATGATAAACGCCAATTAGGAGACGGCTCCGACCAAAACAAATCCCTTCCTGCCGAAGTGGATCCTTCCAAAAAATGGAAATTAGTGTATTCCGGTTACAATCATTCATTAGGTATAAAATCAGATGGTTCCTTATGGGGCTGGGGGCTGAATGAAAACGGTCAGTTGGGTAATGGTACAAATTTTACTAAAATTTATCCGGTTCAAATTGATCATTCCAATTGGAAAAGTGTTTCCGCCGGAGAATATCACTCATTAGCTATAAAAGAAAACGGTTCTTTATGGGCATGGGGAAGCAATGAAGAAGGTCAGTTAGGAGATGGCACCACCGACGATAAAAATAAACCGATTAAAATAGGAAATGCAAGATGGAAGTTTATAACGGCAGGTTTTAATTATAGTATGGGAATACAGGAAGACGGGACATTGTGGGGATGGGGTAATAATGAAGACGGTCAGTTAGGGACTGACCAATTTAAATATTCTACAATTCCTGTACGAATTGGTTACAGTAAATGGAAATACATTACGTCCGGATTTGACTATACTTTAGGAATTCAAGCAGATGGTAGCCTTTGGGCTTGGGGATACAATGAATTTGGCCAATTAGGAGATAAATCCAATCGGGATAAGGATTTTCCTGTTCGTATCGGTCATTCTAAATGGAAAATGGTTGCTGCAGGAGAATACCATTCCTTAGGCATACAAGAAGACGGTTCACTTTGGGGATGGGGAAAGAATAATAGCGGACAAGTAGGAGACGGAACCCAAGTTAATAAAAATCTCCCCGTATTATTGGATCATTCCCAATGGAAAACAGTTTCCGCCGGTTTTGAGCATAGTATAGGCATCAAAGAAGATGGGAGCTTATGGGGATGGGGGAGGAATGATTACGGAGAACTTGGATTTGGAATTGAATTTAGCAGAAATATTCCTACGCAAATATCCACATGTGCTGTAAAACATTGA
- the galU gene encoding UTP--glucose-1-phosphate uridylyltransferase GalU, which produces MKKVKKAVIPAAGLGTRFLPATKALAKEMLPIVDKPTIQFIVEEAINSGIEDILIVTGKGKRPIEDHFDSNPELEANLREKHKTELLKLVEETTDINLHFIRQSHPRGLGHAVLQAKAFVGNEPFVVMLGDDIMEDKIPLTKQLIMDFEKTYASTIAVMKVPHEETSKYGIIAPEREIEKGLYNVLNFVEKPKPEDAPSDLAIIGRYLLTPEIFSILENQAPGAGGEIQLTDAIDTLNKIQRVFARNFCGTRYDVGDKFGFMKTSIQYGLVHPQIKDSLHDYIIELGKELEKKQIAEKEKLAVVSKK; this is translated from the coding sequence ATGAAAAAAGTAAAAAAGGCCGTTATTCCGGCTGCTGGCTTAGGTACCAGGTTTTTACCAGCTACAAAAGCATTGGCTAAAGAAATGCTTCCTATTGTAGATAAACCTACTATCCAATTCATAGTAGAAGAGGCTATAAACTCCGGTATTGAAGATATCTTAATTGTAACCGGCAAAGGAAAACGACCTATAGAAGATCATTTTGATTCCAATCCTGAATTAGAAGCTAATCTTAGAGAAAAGCATAAAACGGAATTATTAAAACTCGTTGAAGAAACGACTGATATAAATTTACATTTTATTAGACAGTCTCATCCTAGAGGATTAGGACATGCTGTATTACAAGCAAAAGCATTTGTAGGTAATGAGCCTTTTGTGGTAATGTTAGGAGATGATATAATGGAAGATAAAATACCACTAACAAAGCAATTAATTATGGATTTTGAAAAAACCTATGCTTCTACCATTGCTGTAATGAAAGTTCCCCATGAAGAAACTTCAAAATATGGAATTATCGCTCCTGAAAGAGAAATAGAAAAAGGGTTGTATAATGTGCTCAACTTTGTAGAGAAACCTAAGCCCGAAGATGCGCCCAGTGATCTGGCAATTATCGGTAGATATTTATTGACACCTGAGATATTTAGTATTTTGGAAAATCAAGCTCCCGGAGCAGGTGGTGAAATTCAATTAACAGACGCAATTGATACACTTAATAAAATTCAAAGAGTGTTTGCTCGTAATTTTTGCGGTACCCGTTATGATGTAGGAGATAAATTCGGTTTTATGAAAACTAGTATTCAATATGGTCTGGTACATCCACAAATAAAAGATAGTTTGCATGACTACATTATTGAATTGGGCAAAGAACTTGAAAAAAAACAAATTGCAGAAAAAGAAAAATTAGCTGTAGTTAGCAAAAAATAA
- the rbfA gene encoding 30S ribosome-binding factor RbfA: MESNRQKKINQLLQKELAEIFRKQSAEMNSKILISVTEVKVSSDLGVAKVYLSIYPQEYREALMKEIQILNPKIRKILGNRIAKQVRQVPELIFYLDVTLDTVEKIEKALKGKDENPIL; encoded by the coding sequence ATGGAAAGCAATAGACAAAAGAAAATAAATCAATTATTACAAAAAGAGTTAGCTGAAATTTTTAGGAAACAATCAGCGGAGATGAATTCTAAAATACTAATATCTGTTACTGAAGTAAAAGTGTCATCAGATTTAGGAGTGGCTAAAGTCTATTTAAGTATTTATCCGCAAGAGTACAGAGAGGCCTTAATGAAGGAAATACAAATTCTTAATCCAAAAATTAGAAAAATTTTAGGTAATAGAATTGCTAAACAGGTAAGGCAAGTTCCCGAATTGATATTTTATCTTGATGTAACCTTAGATACAGTTGAAAAGATAGAGAAAGCTTTAAAAGGCAAAGATGAAAATCCTATTTTGTAA
- a CDS encoding MarR family winged helix-turn-helix transcriptional regulator has product MQTNYKGFLLNITDSDKTGFLLWKVNNLWQREFKKNFEHLDLTHSQLVLLLSILWGETNQTEVTQKSLSDKAGIDPMTTSTVLRTLQKKGLIKRKFNKKDSRTKLISLTEDGKTIIKNATKVIKKFNTSFFSSLKDQQNQFQQNLVTLLDDDIYADEIKQTCCKEYVLNNNNNLEKS; this is encoded by the coding sequence ATGCAAACTAATTATAAGGGATTTCTCCTAAATATCACCGATAGCGACAAAACAGGATTTCTGCTTTGGAAAGTAAATAATCTTTGGCAAAGAGAATTTAAAAAAAACTTTGAACACTTAGATTTGACACATAGCCAATTAGTATTGCTTTTATCTATTTTATGGGGAGAAACTAACCAAACTGAAGTAACTCAAAAAAGTCTTTCAGATAAAGCGGGTATTGATCCCATGACTACTTCTACCGTTTTACGAACTTTACAAAAAAAAGGCTTGATCAAAAGAAAATTTAATAAAAAAGATTCGAGAACTAAACTAATTTCATTAACAGAAGATGGAAAAACAATTATTAAAAATGCAACTAAGGTTATAAAAAAATTCAATACATCATTTTTTAGTTCACTAAAAGATCAACAAAACCAATTTCAGCAAAATTTGGTAACTCTTTTAGATGATGACATCTATGCTGATGAAATTAAACAAACCTGTTGTAAAGAATACGTACTTAATAATAACAATAATTTAGAAAAATCATAA
- a CDS encoding efflux RND transporter periplasmic adaptor subunit, which produces MKLRKIQIIALLFTAATSTLYVSCGGDKKNAAGMAAMGGQANQVLPYPVKVVTSQTAVLETDYPATIKGEEDIEIRPMVEGFIKTINVDEGSVVKKGQVLFTLDAPQYKQNVLNAEAAIKTAKAQVDNAVMDVTKITPLVEKGIVSKYQLESAQYALQTKRAALNQAQTALAIANTNLSYTVLTSPVNGIVGSIPYRLGSLVNSTTTLTTVANTSNVYVYFSLNEKQLLDFLKNTPGATQAEKIKKSEPVTLILADGTEYNEKGKIETINGIVNTSTGSANFRSSFPNPQGILRSGSTGSIRISTTVENALVIPQKATFEIQGQTFVFVVQKDNKVKQVTIKVTPTPDGQSFIVNSGLNENDKIVVNGIQNLKEGMEIKPQL; this is translated from the coding sequence ATGAAACTCAGAAAAATACAAATTATAGCTTTGCTATTCACTGCTGCAACATCCACATTGTATGTGTCTTGTGGCGGTGATAAGAAAAATGCAGCAGGTATGGCTGCTATGGGCGGGCAAGCCAATCAAGTGCTACCCTATCCGGTAAAAGTAGTTACTTCACAAACTGCTGTTTTGGAAACAGATTATCCGGCAACCATAAAAGGTGAAGAAGACATTGAAATTCGACCAATGGTTGAAGGATTCATTAAAACAATTAATGTAGACGAAGGTTCTGTAGTTAAAAAAGGACAAGTTTTATTTACATTGGATGCGCCACAATACAAACAAAATGTATTAAATGCAGAAGCTGCCATTAAAACTGCAAAAGCTCAAGTTGACAATGCAGTTATGGATGTAACAAAAATCACCCCTTTGGTTGAAAAAGGAATTGTAAGTAAATATCAATTAGAATCTGCACAATATGCTTTACAGACTAAACGTGCTGCTTTAAATCAAGCACAAACTGCTTTAGCTATTGCGAACACTAATTTATCTTATACCGTTCTTACCAGTCCGGTTAATGGAATTGTTGGTTCCATACCTTATCGTTTAGGTAGTTTAGTTAATAGTACCACTACCTTAACTACTGTGGCGAATACTTCCAATGTATATGTATATTTTTCTTTAAACGAAAAACAATTATTGGATTTCCTTAAAAATACACCGGGTGCTACTCAAGCAGAAAAAATCAAAAAATCCGAACCGGTGACTTTAATTTTAGCTGACGGTACCGAATACAATGAAAAAGGTAAAATTGAAACTATCAACGGTATTGTAAACACTTCTACAGGTTCTGCAAATTTCAGATCTAGTTTTCCTAATCCGCAAGGTATTTTAAGAAGTGGTTCAACCGGATCCATACGAATCAGTACAACTGTTGAAAATGCTTTGGTTATCCCGCAAAAAGCAACCTTTGAAATTCAAGGTCAAACTTTTGTTTTCGTGGTACAAAAAGATAATAAAGTAAAACAAGTAACCATCAAAGTTACTCCAACACCGGATGGACAATCCTTTATCGTAAATTCAGGATTAAACGAAAACGATAAAATAGTTGTTAACGGAATCCAGAATTTAAAAGAGGGAATGGAGATCAAACCTCAACTTTAA
- a CDS encoding ABC transporter permease, whose translation MKNLSWYIAFRYFISKKSTQAVSIIMYTSLTAIAIATCAMFVILSVFSGLESFNIKLFSDVNPDLRILPATGKTLPDIERVEKILSSHSEVKAFTKVIEEKVYVLFYEKDEIAYLKGVDENFLKVVKIDTCFQAGKFPNTSSDNEAAFGNALAYRLGVPIDKEYYASLYMPKPGKKLISNTDDAFKKATVHMTGVFALNDQYENYIFVPIQLSRNLLNLPPNSAFSIELKVKNNVKSLQKQLKDELGKNYIIQNRQEQDASFLKMMKVEQLFIYLIFILVIIIASFNLAGAIIIIILDKKYQSKSLIALGYSISGLKKLFFTIGIIITMFGVVIGLVLGTFLTWLQSNFGLVMANPFMPFPVKFDLTNYLIVLITVLFIGFSVSFLSSRKLNF comes from the coding sequence GTGAAAAATCTATCCTGGTACATAGCCTTTAGGTATTTTATATCCAAAAAGAGCACTCAAGCTGTAAGTATCATTATGTATACTTCTTTAACAGCCATAGCGATTGCTACCTGTGCTATGTTTGTTATCCTTTCGGTGTTTAGTGGATTAGAAAGTTTTAATATTAAACTTTTTAGTGATGTAAATCCCGATCTAAGAATTTTACCTGCAACAGGTAAAACCTTGCCTGATATTGAAAGGGTTGAAAAAATTCTTTCTTCTCATTCAGAAGTTAAAGCATTTACGAAAGTCATAGAAGAGAAAGTATATGTTTTGTTTTATGAAAAGGATGAAATAGCATATCTTAAAGGGGTGGATGAAAATTTTTTGAAAGTTGTAAAAATCGATACTTGTTTTCAAGCGGGTAAATTTCCTAACACATCTTCCGATAATGAAGCAGCTTTTGGTAATGCTTTAGCCTATCGTCTGGGTGTTCCTATTGATAAAGAATATTACGCTTCTTTATATATGCCTAAGCCGGGAAAAAAATTGATATCTAATACGGATGATGCATTTAAAAAAGCAACGGTGCATATGACGGGGGTATTTGCTTTAAATGATCAATATGAAAATTATATTTTTGTACCCATACAGTTATCACGCAATCTTTTGAATTTACCACCTAATAGTGCTTTTTCAATTGAATTAAAAGTTAAGAACAATGTAAAATCCTTGCAAAAGCAATTAAAAGACGAACTGGGAAAGAACTATATCATTCAAAATAGACAAGAGCAAGATGCTTCTTTTTTAAAAATGATGAAAGTAGAGCAATTGTTTATTTATTTAATATTTATTTTAGTAATTATAATTGCCTCATTTAATTTAGCGGGGGCTATTATTATTATAATATTGGATAAGAAATATCAATCCAAATCGCTTATTGCCCTGGGATATAGCATTTCAGGATTAAAAAAATTATTTTTTACCATTGGAATTATCATTACCATGTTTGGAGTAGTTATAGGTTTAGTGTTAGGAACCTTTTTGACCTGGTTACAATCTAATTTCGGATTAGTCATGGCAAATCCTTTTATGCCATTTCCGGTTAAATTCGATCTTACTAACTATCTTATTGTCTTGATTACTGTTTTATTTATAGGATTTTCTGTATCATTTTTATCGTCGAGAAAATTAAATTTTTAA
- a CDS encoding mechanosensitive ion channel family protein, with the protein MNLYQVNHQSISNEIINTTAIEKLLNKLLDLVYDLGIKIVTCLVVYYLGRFLIKWIEKLFHKFLERRKIDPSVKSFLGSLCNITLTILLVLSIIGILGIQTTSFAALIASAGLAIGMAMKDNLGNFAGGVMILFNKPIKIGDHILAQNQEGVVQSIGILYTVLTTGDNKTIYIPNGPLSTGSILNFSTQPQRRIDITIGVDYGTSLQDVKDILNEIIRSNTSILKSPEPFIGLLKLNDSSIDFVIRVWVESSNYWPVYFFLNENIYEKFTHAKINIPFPQLTVHMANDN; encoded by the coding sequence ATGAATTTGTACCAAGTAAATCACCAATCAATTTCCAATGAAATAATCAATACCACAGCTATTGAAAAATTGCTAAATAAATTACTTGATTTGGTTTATGATCTGGGAATAAAAATTGTTACCTGCTTAGTGGTTTATTACCTGGGAAGGTTTTTAATAAAATGGATTGAAAAATTATTTCATAAATTTTTAGAAAGGAGAAAAATTGATCCTTCTGTCAAGTCATTTCTGGGAAGTTTATGTAATATTACTCTAACCATTTTGTTGGTTTTGTCCATAATTGGAATTTTAGGAATTCAAACCACCTCCTTTGCTGCATTAATTGCTTCTGCCGGTTTGGCTATTGGTATGGCAATGAAAGACAATCTTGGAAATTTTGCCGGAGGAGTCATGATTCTTTTTAACAAACCCATAAAAATTGGAGATCACATCTTAGCTCAAAATCAAGAAGGAGTGGTGCAATCCATTGGTATATTATATACAGTTTTAACCACCGGTGACAATAAAACCATATATATCCCTAACGGACCATTATCCACAGGATCCATACTTAATTTTTCAACGCAACCACAAAGAAGAATAGATATAACCATAGGGGTTGATTATGGAACTTCACTTCAAGATGTCAAAGACATTCTTAATGAAATTATCAGATCTAATACCTCCATACTAAAGTCTCCTGAACCTTTCATTGGATTATTAAAATTAAATGACAGTTCTATTGACTTTGTAATTAGGGTTTGGGTTGAATCATCCAACTATTGGCCTGTTTATTTCTTTCTTAATGAAAACATTTATGAGAAATTTACACATGCCAAAATTAATATACCATTCCCTCAGCTTACCGTGCATATGGCCAATGATAATTAA